From the genome of Phreatobacter cathodiphilus, one region includes:
- the msrP gene encoding protein-methionine-sulfoxide reductase catalytic subunit MsrP yields the protein MLIKSKRGWELPESAVTPENIFLSRRGLMAAGAGFAAAGLAGRAEAQGAADPTADLYPVRRNETYTVERPLTAENVAGNYNNFYEFGTSKQVARAAQALPIRPWTVKIDGLVEKPQTIDIDKLIRAMPLEERVYRFRCVEAWGMTVPWTGFPIKALMDMVQPQGSAKYLRMETFDTQSWAPGMRSPWYSWPYVEGLAIDEAAHDLAILVTGTYGKPVPRQHGAPLRLIVPWKYGFKSVKSIVRISFTEQRPQSFWERLQGGEYGFWANVNPAVAHPRWSQATEELIGGGGRVPTQLFNGYGEYVAPLYRGRERERLWA from the coding sequence ATGCTGATCAAGTCGAAGCGCGGTTGGGAACTGCCGGAATCCGCCGTCACACCCGAGAACATCTTCCTGTCGCGGCGCGGCCTGATGGCCGCGGGTGCGGGATTCGCCGCAGCCGGACTGGCGGGGCGTGCCGAGGCCCAGGGCGCGGCCGATCCGACCGCCGATCTCTACCCCGTCCGGCGTAACGAGACCTACACGGTCGAGCGGCCGCTGACGGCGGAAAACGTCGCCGGCAACTACAACAATTTCTACGAATTCGGCACGTCCAAGCAGGTGGCGCGCGCGGCCCAGGCCCTGCCGATCCGCCCCTGGACAGTGAAGATCGACGGCCTCGTCGAGAAGCCCCAGACGATCGACATCGACAAGCTGATCCGCGCCATGCCGCTGGAGGAGCGCGTCTACCGCTTCCGCTGCGTCGAGGCCTGGGGCATGACCGTTCCCTGGACGGGCTTCCCGATCAAGGCGCTGATGGACATGGTCCAGCCGCAGGGCTCGGCGAAATATCTGCGCATGGAGACCTTCGACACCCAGAGCTGGGCGCCGGGCATGCGCTCGCCCTGGTATTCCTGGCCCTATGTGGAGGGGCTCGCCATCGACGAGGCGGCCCACGACCTCGCCATCCTCGTCACCGGCACCTACGGCAAGCCGGTGCCGCGCCAGCACGGCGCGCCGCTCAGGCTCATCGTGCCGTGGAAATACGGGTTCAAGTCGGTCAAGTCGATCGTCCGCATCTCCTTCACCGAGCAGCGGCCGCAGAGCTTCTGGGAGCGGCTTCAGGGCGGCGAATACGGCTTCTGGGCCAATGTGAACCCGGCGGTCGCCCATCCGCGCTGGAGCCAGGCGACGGAGGAGCTGATCGGCGGCGGCGGGCGCGTGCCGACCCAGCTCTTCAACGGCTACGGCGAATATGTCGCGCCGCTCTATCGCGGCCGCGAGCGCGAGCGCCTCTGGGCCTGA
- a CDS encoding DUF6152 family protein, with the protein MPNRRTVSGAAAVAIVTALSGAALAHHGWGGFDRDKVLDHSGPVARSTYANPHGTLYMQKDGQELTIELAPTSRMQARGLTAEDIAAGKTVRVYAYQNRGNPAVYRAEWVEVSGRRVELR; encoded by the coding sequence ATGCCGAACCGACGCACTGTCTCGGGCGCCGCCGCCGTCGCCATCGTCACCGCTCTCTCCGGTGCCGCTCTCGCCCATCACGGCTGGGGCGGCTTCGACCGCGACAAGGTCCTCGATCACTCCGGCCCGGTCGCCCGCTCGACCTACGCCAATCCCCACGGCACCCTCTATATGCAGAAGGACGGCCAGGAGCTGACCATCGAGCTGGCGCCGACATCGCGCATGCAGGCGAGGGGCCTCACGGCGGAGGACATCGCCGCGGGCAAGACGGTGCGTGTCTACGCCTACCAGAACCGCGGCAACCCGGCCGTCTACCGCGCCGAGTGGGTCGAGGTGTCTGGCCGCCGCGTCGAGCTCAGGTAA
- the greA gene encoding transcription elongation factor GreA: MMEKVPMTVGGFAKLEAELKERQQVERPRIIAAISEARSHGDLSENAEYHSAKEQQSLNEGRIAELESLIARAEVIDVTKLSGDTVKFGATVKLVNEDTEEERVWQIVGDSEADAKAGRISISSPLARALIGKAAGSVVEVNTPKGAQSYEVLEIRWG, from the coding sequence ATCATGGAAAAGGTTCCGATGACCGTCGGCGGTTTCGCCAAGCTCGAAGCCGAGCTCAAGGAACGCCAGCAGGTCGAGCGCCCGCGCATCATCGCGGCGATTTCAGAAGCGCGCTCCCACGGCGATCTTTCGGAGAATGCCGAATATCATTCCGCCAAGGAGCAGCAGTCGCTCAACGAGGGCCGCATCGCGGAACTCGAGAGCCTCATCGCGCGTGCCGAGGTGATCGACGTCACCAAGCTCTCCGGTGACACGGTGAAGTTCGGCGCCACGGTGAAGCTCGTCAACGAGGACACCGAGGAAGAGCGCGTCTGGCAGATCGTCGGCGACAGCGAGGCCGACGCCAAGGCCGGCCGTATCTCCATCTCCTCGCCGCTCGCCCGCGCCCTGATCGGCAAGGCCGCCGGCAGCGTCGTCGAGGTGAACACGCCGAAGGGCGCCCAGAGCTACGAGGTCCTGGAAATCCGCTGGGGCTGA
- a CDS encoding DUF2214 domain-containing protein, producing MEALVGLWTDLGRITGIALSTPVYAAVSALHVVGIALLFAPIALVDLRLAGFLRGLDTGALSVLRSTAKLGAGLAVPSGILLASARPDEYLANPTFLAKLAVVVLALANAVAFEVAARRLGLPALLDRAAGRLSALASLALWLAAIGLGRWIAFT from the coding sequence GTGGAGGCGCTGGTCGGCCTGTGGACCGATCTCGGCCGGATCACCGGCATCGCCCTCTCGACACCCGTCTATGCCGCCGTCTCGGCCCTGCACGTCGTCGGCATCGCCCTGCTCTTCGCCCCCATCGCGCTCGTCGACCTCCGGCTGGCAGGCTTCCTGCGCGGGCTGGACACCGGGGCTCTTTCGGTCCTGCGCAGCACGGCGAAGCTCGGAGCCGGCCTCGCCGTGCCTTCGGGCATCCTGCTGGCGTCGGCGCGGCCGGACGAGTATCTCGCCAACCCGACCTTTCTCGCCAAGCTGGCGGTGGTCGTTCTCGCGCTCGCCAACGCCGTCGCCTTCGAGGTCGCGGCCCGCCGGCTGGGGCTCCCTGCCCTGCTCGACCGGGCGGCTGGCCGCCTCAGCGCCCTCGCCTCCCTCGCCCTGTGGCTCGCGGCCATCGGGCTCGGTCGCTGGATCGCCTTTACCTGA
- the carB gene encoding carbamoyl-phosphate synthase large subunit, translated as MPKRTDISSILIIGAGPIVIGQACEFDYSGTQAVKALKEEGYRIVLVNSNPATIMTDPDMADATYIEPITPEIVAKIIEKERNVVPGGFALLPTMGGQTALNTALKLEEMGVLAKFDVEMIGAKADAIDKAENRERFRQAMAKIGLQTPKSHVVQSLGAALDVLDDIGLPAIIRPSFTMGGTGGGIAYNKAEFIEICERGLDASPTTEVLVEESVLGWKEFEMEVVRDRADNAIIVCSIENLDPMGVHTGDSITIAPALTLTDKEYQMMRDASIRVLREIGVETGGSNVQFAVNPADGRLVVIEMNPRVSRSSALASKATGFPIAKVAAKLAVGYTLDEVKNDITGGATPASFEPTIDYIVTKVPRFAFEKFPGADPVLTTSMKSVGEVMAIGRTFQESLQKAMRGLETGLTGLDEIEIEGLGKGDDKNAIRAALGTPTPDRLLKVVQAMRLGISNEEIHSYCRIDPWFLEQIRGIVDMEAEVRAKGVPRTAGALRRLKAMGFSDARLAVLTEKTEGEVAKARRALGVRPAYKRIDTCAAEFASPTAYMYSTYEAPFAGALADESRPSGREKIVILGGGPNRIGQGIEFDYCCCHACFALSDAGFETIMINCNPETVSTDYDTSDRLYFESLTAEDVIEIMEREKQNGTLKGVIVQFGGQTPLKLARALEEAGIPILGTSPDAIDLAEDRDRFKRLLDKLGLKQPKNGIAYSVEQARLIAAELGYPLVVRPSYVLGGRAMQIIREEGQLGDYLLGTLPELVPADVKARYPNDKTGQINTVLGKNPLLFDRYLSDAIEVDVDCLADGKTSYVAGIMEHIEEAGIHSGDSACSLPPYSLPGQMLAELERQTKALALALDVGGLMNVQYAIKDGDIYVLEVNPRASRTVPFVAKVVGEPIAKIASRIMAGDSLDSFGLKPKVLDHVGVKEAVFPFARFPGVDVLLGPEMRSTGEVMGLDRTFATAFAKSQLGAGTIVPVSGTVFVSVRDDDKPRILDAIRMLHGLGFKIIATSGNQRYLVEQGIPCGKINKVLEGRPHIVDALKNGEVQLVFNTTEGAQALSDSRSLRRAALLQKVPYYTTLAGAVAAAQGIKAYLEGDLEVRALQSYFGKA; from the coding sequence ATGCCGAAACGCACCGACATCTCCTCCATCCTGATCATCGGCGCCGGCCCGATCGTCATCGGCCAGGCTTGCGAGTTCGACTATTCCGGCACGCAGGCGGTGAAGGCGCTGAAGGAGGAGGGCTACCGGATCGTCCTGGTCAACTCCAATCCCGCCACCATCATGACCGATCCGGACATGGCGGACGCCACCTATATCGAGCCGATCACGCCGGAGATCGTCGCCAAGATCATCGAGAAGGAGCGCAACGTCGTTCCCGGCGGCTTCGCCCTGTTGCCGACCATGGGCGGCCAGACCGCGCTCAATACCGCCCTGAAGCTCGAGGAGATGGGCGTTCTGGCCAAGTTCGACGTCGAGATGATCGGCGCCAAGGCCGACGCCATCGACAAGGCGGAGAACCGCGAGCGCTTCCGCCAGGCCATGGCCAAGATCGGCCTGCAGACGCCGAAGAGCCACGTCGTCCAGTCGCTCGGCGCCGCCCTCGACGTGCTCGACGACATCGGCCTGCCGGCCATCATCCGCCCCTCCTTCACCATGGGCGGCACGGGCGGCGGCATCGCCTACAACAAGGCCGAGTTCATCGAGATCTGCGAGCGCGGCCTCGACGCCTCGCCGACGACCGAAGTCCTCGTCGAGGAGAGCGTCCTCGGCTGGAAGGAGTTCGAGATGGAGGTCGTGCGCGACCGCGCCGACAACGCCATCATCGTCTGCTCGATCGAGAACCTCGACCCGATGGGCGTCCATACCGGCGATTCGATCACCATCGCGCCGGCGCTGACGCTGACCGACAAGGAATACCAGATGATGCGCGACGCCTCGATCCGCGTGCTGCGCGAGATCGGGGTGGAGACCGGCGGCTCCAACGTCCAGTTCGCCGTCAACCCAGCCGACGGCCGCCTCGTCGTCATCGAGATGAACCCTCGCGTGTCGCGCTCCTCGGCGCTCGCCTCCAAGGCGACGGGTTTTCCCATCGCCAAGGTCGCCGCCAAGCTCGCCGTCGGCTACACGCTGGACGAGGTGAAGAACGACATCACCGGCGGCGCGACGCCGGCCTCCTTCGAGCCGACCATCGACTACATCGTCACCAAGGTGCCGCGCTTCGCCTTCGAGAAGTTCCCCGGCGCCGATCCGGTGCTGACGACCTCGATGAAGTCGGTCGGCGAGGTCATGGCCATCGGCCGCACCTTCCAGGAATCGCTGCAGAAGGCCATGCGCGGCCTCGAGACGGGCCTCACGGGGCTCGACGAGATCGAGATCGAGGGCCTCGGCAAGGGGGACGACAAGAACGCCATCCGCGCCGCCCTCGGTACGCCGACGCCGGACCGGCTCCTGAAGGTGGTGCAGGCCATGCGGCTCGGCATCTCCAACGAGGAGATCCATTCCTACTGCCGTATCGACCCCTGGTTCCTCGAGCAGATCCGCGGCATCGTCGACATGGAGGCCGAGGTGCGCGCCAAGGGCGTGCCGAGGACCGCCGGCGCGCTGCGCCGCCTCAAGGCCATGGGCTTCTCCGACGCCCGCCTCGCCGTGCTCACCGAGAAGACGGAAGGCGAGGTGGCGAAGGCGCGCCGCGCTCTCGGCGTCCGCCCCGCCTACAAGCGCATCGACACCTGCGCGGCGGAGTTCGCATCCCCCACCGCCTACATGTACTCGACCTACGAGGCGCCCTTCGCCGGCGCGCTCGCCGACGAATCCCGGCCCTCGGGGCGTGAGAAGATCGTCATCCTCGGCGGCGGCCCCAACCGCATCGGCCAGGGCATCGAGTTCGACTATTGCTGCTGCCACGCCTGTTTCGCGCTCTCGGACGCCGGGTTCGAGACGATCATGATCAACTGCAACCCCGAGACGGTGTCCACCGACTACGACACCTCCGACCGGCTCTATTTCGAGAGCCTGACGGCGGAGGACGTCATCGAGATCATGGAGCGGGAGAAGCAGAACGGCACGCTGAAGGGCGTCATCGTCCAGTTCGGCGGCCAGACGCCGCTGAAGCTCGCCCGCGCGCTGGAGGAGGCCGGCATCCCCATCCTCGGCACCTCGCCGGACGCCATCGATCTCGCCGAGGACCGCGACCGGTTCAAGCGCCTTCTCGACAAGCTCGGCCTCAAGCAGCCGAAGAACGGCATCGCCTATTCGGTCGAGCAGGCCCGCCTGATCGCCGCCGAGCTCGGCTATCCGCTCGTCGTGCGCCCGTCCTACGTGCTCGGCGGCCGCGCCATGCAGATCATCCGCGAGGAGGGCCAGCTCGGCGACTACCTGCTCGGCACCTTGCCGGAGCTGGTGCCGGCCGACGTCAAGGCGCGCTATCCCAACGACAAGACCGGCCAGATCAACACGGTCCTCGGCAAGAACCCGCTGCTCTTCGACCGCTATCTCTCCGACGCCATCGAGGTCGACGTCGACTGCCTCGCCGACGGCAAGACCAGCTATGTCGCCGGCATCATGGAGCATATCGAGGAGGCCGGCATCCACTCGGGCGACAGCGCCTGCTCGCTGCCGCCCTATTCGCTGCCCGGGCAGATGCTGGCCGAGCTGGAGCGCCAGACCAAGGCGCTGGCCCTCGCCCTCGACGTCGGCGGCCTGATGAACGTCCAGTACGCCATCAAGGACGGCGACATCTACGTCCTCGAGGTCAATCCGCGCGCCTCCCGCACCGTGCCCTTCGTCGCCAAGGTGGTGGGCGAGCCCATCGCCAAGATCGCCTCGCGCATCATGGCGGGCGACAGCCTGGACTCCTTCGGCCTGAAGCCGAAGGTTCTCGACCATGTCGGCGTCAAGGAGGCGGTCTTCCCCTTCGCCCGCTTCCCCGGCGTCGACGTTCTGCTCGGCCCCGAGATGCGCTCCACCGGCGAGGTCATGGGCCTCGATCGCACCTTCGCCACGGCCTTCGCCAAGAGCCAGCTCGGCGCGGGGACCATCGTGCCAGTCTCCGGCACGGTCTTCGTCTCGGTGCGCGACGACGACAAGCCGCGCATCCTCGACGCCATCCGCATGCTGCACGGCCTCGGCTTCAAGATCATCGCCACCTCCGGCAACCAGCGCTATCTGGTCGAGCAAGGCATTCCCTGCGGCAAGATCAACAAGGTGCTGGAGGGCCGGCCGCATATCGTCGACGCCCTGAAGAACGGCGAGGTCCAGCTCGTCTTCAACACGACGGAGGGCGCGCAGGCGCTGTCGGACTCCAGGTCCCTGCGCCGTGCGGCCCTCTTGCAGAAGGTTCCCTATTACACCACTCTGGCAGGTGCTGTGGCCGCCGCACAGGGCATCAAGGCCTATCTCGAGGGGGACCTCGAGGTGCGCGCGCTGCAGAGCTATTTCGGCAAGGCCTGA
- a CDS encoding DMT family protein — MASLTSPFVSPILLLLASNVFMTFAWYGHLKFKAAPLALVIVASWGIALFEYCLAVPANRIGHEVYSAAELKTIQEVITLVVFAVFSVVVLKEQLTWNHAIGFALIAAGAFFVFQGRAA, encoded by the coding sequence ATGGCGTCGCTGACCTCGCCCTTCGTCTCGCCCATCCTGCTGCTGCTCGCCTCCAACGTCTTCATGACCTTCGCCTGGTACGGCCACCTGAAGTTCAAGGCCGCTCCGCTCGCCCTGGTCATCGTGGCGAGCTGGGGCATCGCCCTCTTCGAATATTGCCTCGCCGTGCCGGCCAACCGCATCGGCCACGAGGTCTACAGCGCCGCCGAGCTCAAGACGATCCAGGAGGTCATCACCCTCGTCGTCTTCGCCGTCTTCTCGGTGGTGGTGCTGAAGGAACAGCTGACGTGGAACCATGCGATCGGTTTCGCCCTGATCGCCGCCGGCGCCTTCTTCGTCTTCCAGGGGAGAGCCGCATGA
- a CDS encoding YiiG family protein: MTRPCPTHRPDRRQALRLGFAAALAVTATARAQDRPTPDPALQAAIVKSNAYTELLNRTLRAVDSWNRYRSWVDMRRGPTGRERYITYGLYSLYDVRGEIEKAGQAVIQEPAMPDLDDAIRRYIQSYSALAPLITRANVYYERKDYQDDGAAFGRELHRDMVPAAEAFLKDRAEVEQHMRAMRADLDVRELADVERREGRSARWNVRNVMIAARGVMDLMPSDARPVVDLAAFDAAIGRYAAALRELDKLKETDPSGASIIDGQAGSWLGSLREYRQKLGRARGDARRAGGHERMWIVNNYNMMVSMAQTRLRIGR; this comes from the coding sequence ATGACGAGACCTTGCCCGACCCACCGCCCGGATCGCCGCCAGGCGCTTCGTCTCGGCTTCGCCGCCGCACTCGCCGTGACAGCCACGGCCCGGGCGCAGGACAGGCCGACGCCCGACCCGGCACTCCAGGCGGCCATCGTCAAGTCCAACGCCTATACCGAATTGCTCAACCGCACCCTGCGGGCGGTCGATTCCTGGAACCGCTACCGGAGCTGGGTCGACATGCGGCGCGGGCCGACGGGCCGCGAGCGCTACATCACCTACGGCCTCTACAGCCTCTATGACGTGCGCGGCGAGATCGAGAAGGCCGGGCAGGCGGTGATCCAGGAACCGGCCATGCCGGACCTCGACGACGCCATCCGACGCTATATCCAGTCCTATTCAGCCCTGGCGCCCCTGATCACCCGCGCCAACGTCTATTACGAGCGCAAGGACTACCAGGACGACGGCGCGGCGTTCGGCCGCGAGCTGCACCGCGACATGGTGCCGGCGGCGGAAGCCTTCCTGAAGGACCGCGCCGAGGTGGAGCAGCACATGCGCGCCATGCGCGCCGATCTCGACGTGCGCGAACTCGCCGACGTGGAGCGGCGGGAGGGGCGCTCGGCCCGCTGGAACGTCCGCAACGTCATGATCGCCGCGCGCGGGGTGATGGACCTCATGCCCTCGGATGCGCGGCCGGTGGTGGATCTCGCGGCCTTCGACGCGGCGATCGGGCGCTATGCGGCGGCGCTTCGCGAGCTGGACAAGCTGAAGGAGACCGATCCCTCGGGGGCCTCCATCATCGACGGGCAGGCCGGCTCCTGGCTCGGCAGCCTGCGCGAATACCGGCAGAAGCTCGGCCGTGCCCGCGGCGACGCCCGCCGTGCGGGCGGCCACGAGCGCATGTGGATCGTCAACAACTACAACATGATGGTGTCCATGGCGCAGACGCGGCTGCGGATCGGGCGCTAA
- a CDS encoding MBL fold metallo-hydrolase has translation MTDTFRADDLVIHRIVEQEGGFLDAMDMLPDLTAETLAAERGWLTAAGGLIPDGRLSLAFQTYVVRTPHHVVLVDSCIGNDKHRPTRPDWHGKTDTRFMDGLAAAGLSVDDVDYVMCTHLHADHVGWNTRLENGRWVPTFPKARYVFSAREFEHWQAADAKAPVFPFQDSVLPVVDAGRADLVAGDHAIGDHVRLMPTPGHTPGHVSILFGKGRDAAVAPGDLIHSPLQALFPVLSTKFDVDRVEAAKTRRDFLERYSDTDTLCCMAHFPSPSVGRIRPWRDGFRCEPAA, from the coding sequence ATGACCGACACGTTCCGCGCCGACGATCTCGTCATCCACCGTATCGTCGAGCAGGAGGGCGGCTTCCTCGACGCCATGGACATGCTTCCCGACCTGACGGCGGAGACCCTCGCCGCCGAGCGCGGCTGGCTGACGGCGGCCGGCGGCCTCATCCCCGACGGGCGGCTGAGCCTCGCCTTCCAGACCTATGTGGTGCGTACGCCGCACCACGTCGTGCTGGTGGACAGCTGCATCGGCAACGACAAGCACCGGCCGACCCGGCCCGACTGGCACGGCAAGACCGACACGCGCTTCATGGACGGGCTCGCGGCGGCCGGCCTGTCGGTGGACGACGTCGATTACGTCATGTGCACCCATCTCCACGCCGACCATGTCGGCTGGAACACCCGGCTGGAGAACGGCCGATGGGTGCCGACCTTCCCGAAGGCGCGCTACGTCTTCTCCGCCCGCGAGTTCGAGCACTGGCAGGCGGCGGACGCCAAGGCGCCGGTCTTCCCCTTTCAGGACAGCGTGCTGCCGGTGGTGGACGCAGGCAGGGCCGATCTCGTCGCCGGCGACCACGCCATCGGCGATCATGTCCGCCTGATGCCGACGCCGGGTCACACGCCCGGCCACGTCTCGATCCTCTTCGGCAAGGGGCGCGACGCGGCGGTGGCACCCGGCGACCTCATCCACTCGCCCTTGCAGGCGCTCTTTCCCGTGCTCTCCACCAAGTTCGACGTCGACAGGGTCGAGGCGGCGAAGACCCGCCGCGACTTCCTGGAGCGCTACAGCGACACCGACACGCTGTGCTGCATGGCGCATTTCCCCTCGCCCTCGGTCGGGCGCATCCGGCCCTGGCGCGACGGGTTCCGCTGCGAGCCGGCGGCCTGA
- a CDS encoding septal ring lytic transglycosylase RlpA family protein — protein sequence MTFSLRLAAIGAAVFALAPSGEVRAADGVGLASWYQLPGRTACGGRHNPEAMTAAHRSLPCGSVITVTNLANGRSTTVTIVDRGPFVRGRIVDVSRGAARRIGLIQRGVGRVRIARH from the coding sequence ATGACGTTTTCGCTTCGCCTCGCCGCGATCGGCGCCGCCGTTTTTGCCCTCGCTCCCTCGGGTGAGGTCCGCGCCGCCGACGGCGTCGGCCTTGCCTCCTGGTACCAGCTCCCGGGGCGCACAGCCTGCGGCGGGCGCCACAATCCCGAGGCCATGACCGCCGCCCACCGCTCGCTGCCCTGCGGATCCGTCATCACCGTGACCAATCTCGCCAACGGCCGCTCCACCACCGTCACCATCGTCGACCGCGGCCCCTTCGTGCGCGGGCGGATCGTTGACGTGTCGCGCGGCGCGGCCCGCCGGATCGGCCTCATCCAGCGCGGCGTCGGCCGAGTGCGCATCGCCCGCCACTAA
- a CDS encoding SemiSWEET family sugar transporter translates to MLPQTLVPYIGLTAAFVTTLCWLPQAFQIIRTRDTRAISLPAYAAFACGIALWLVYGVALGDGPLILANTITLALQLTIVGLKIRYG, encoded by the coding sequence GTGCTGCCGCAGACCCTCGTTCCCTATATCGGCCTGACCGCGGCTTTCGTTACGACTCTCTGCTGGCTGCCCCAGGCTTTTCAGATCATCCGCACCCGCGACACCCGCGCCATCTCGCTGCCCGCCTATGCCGCCTTCGCCTGCGGCATCGCCCTCTGGCTCGTCTACGGCGTCGCGCTGGGCGACGGGCCGCTGATCCTCGCCAACACGATCACCCTGGCGCTGCAGCTCACCATCGTCGGTCTCAAGATCCGATACGGGTGA
- the carA gene encoding glutamine-hydrolyzing carbamoyl-phosphate synthase small subunit: MTHRQDESGWTDPKPTALLVLADGTVIEGFGLGAEGIADGEVCFNTAMTGYQEILTDPSYAGQIITFTFPHIGNVGANDEDIETVNMAAASGVRGVVLKAAITSPSNYRSGGHFDLWLKRRGIVGLCGVDTRALTALIREKGMPNAVIAHSPGGEFDVEALKRRAAGLPPMDGLDLVPGVTSSQRYPWSETVWEWDEGYGTAGEPRFHVVALDYGVKRNILRLLANAGCKVTVMPASATAEEVMALKPDGVFLSNGPGDPAATGDYAVPVIRAVLDKQIPTFGICLGHQMLGLAVGAKTKKMHQGHHGANHPVKDMDTGKVEITSMNHGFAVDEATLPANARPTHISLFDGSNAGIALTDKPAFSVQYHPEASPGPMDSHYLFDRFVAMMEQARAKAPA, encoded by the coding sequence ATGACACACAGACAAGACGAATCCGGCTGGACAGATCCCAAGCCGACGGCCCTGCTCGTCCTCGCCGACGGCACGGTGATCGAAGGTTTCGGCCTCGGAGCGGAAGGCATCGCCGACGGCGAGGTCTGCTTCAACACCGCCATGACCGGCTACCAGGAGATCCTCACCGATCCTTCCTATGCCGGGCAGATCATCACCTTCACCTTTCCCCATATCGGCAATGTCGGCGCCAACGACGAGGACATCGAGACGGTCAACATGGCCGCCGCCTCGGGCGTGCGCGGCGTGGTGCTGAAGGCGGCGATCACCAGCCCGTCGAACTACCGCTCCGGCGGGCATTTCGACCTCTGGCTGAAGCGTCGCGGCATCGTCGGCCTCTGCGGGGTCGATACCCGCGCGCTCACTGCTCTCATCCGCGAGAAGGGCATGCCCAATGCCGTCATCGCCCATTCGCCGGGCGGCGAGTTCGACGTCGAGGCGCTGAAGCGCCGCGCCGCGGGCCTGCCGCCCATGGACGGGCTCGATCTCGTGCCCGGCGTCACCTCCAGCCAGCGCTATCCCTGGTCGGAGACGGTCTGGGAATGGGACGAGGGTTACGGCACCGCCGGCGAGCCCCGCTTCCACGTCGTGGCGCTCGACTACGGGGTGAAGCGCAACATCCTGCGCCTGCTCGCCAATGCCGGCTGCAAGGTCACGGTCATGCCGGCCAGCGCCACTGCCGAGGAGGTCATGGCGCTGAAGCCCGACGGTGTCTTCCTCTCCAACGGCCCCGGCGACCCTGCCGCCACCGGCGACTATGCCGTGCCGGTGATCCGGGCGGTGCTGGACAAGCAGATTCCGACCTTCGGCATCTGTCTCGGCCACCAGATGCTGGGCCTGGCCGTCGGCGCCAAGACCAAGAAGATGCACCAGGGCCATCACGGGGCGAACCACCCGGTGAAGGACATGGACACGGGAAAGGTCGAGATCACCTCGATGAACCACGGCTTCGCCGTGGACGAGGCGACACTGCCTGCCAATGCCCGGCCGACCCACATCAGCCTCTTCGACGGCTCCAATGCCGGCATCGCGCTGACTGACAAGCCGGCCTTCTCGGTCCAGTACCACCCCGAGGCGAGTCCCGGTCCGATGGACAGCCACTATCTCTTCGACCGCTTCGTCGCGATGATGGAACAGGCCAGGGCCAAGGCTCCGGCCTGA
- a CDS encoding GatB/YqeY domain-containing protein, which translates to MLRDRFMSDLKEAMKGGDKPRLGTIRLIQAALKDKDIEARGAGKGPISDDEILQLLQKMVKQRQESAKMYGEGGRPELAEQENAEIAVISAYLPKQMDEAEAKTAIAAVIAETGATGVKDMGKVMGELKARYAGQMDFGKASPLVKQLLG; encoded by the coding sequence ATGCTGCGCGACCGGTTCATGAGCGATCTGAAAGAGGCCATGAAGGGCGGCGACAAGCCGCGCCTCGGCACGATCCGCCTGATCCAGGCTGCGCTGAAGGACAAGGACATCGAGGCCCGTGGCGCCGGCAAGGGGCCGATCTCCGACGACGAGATCCTGCAGCTTCTCCAGAAGATGGTGAAGCAGCGCCAGGAGAGCGCCAAGATGTATGGCGAGGGCGGCCGGCCCGAACTCGCCGAGCAGGAGAATGCTGAGATCGCCGTCATATCCGCCTATCTGCCGAAGCAGATGGACGAGGCGGAGGCCAAGACCGCCATTGCCGCCGTCATCGCCGAGACGGGTGCCACGGGTGTCAAGGACATGGGCAAGGTGATGGGCGAGCTGAAGGCCCGCTATGCCGGCCAGATGGACTTCGGCAAGGCGAGCCCGCTCGTCAAGCAACTGCTCGGCTGA